In Pirellulales bacterium, the following are encoded in one genomic region:
- a CDS encoding tetratricopeptide repeat protein, giving the protein MVDRVTAFTAAPLTDEARAATSPRRAPWQTLLGAGAIVLMIVATYAPVWHAGFIWDDEANVIDNTTLRSVDGLRQMWLVPRSIQQYYPLMYTTYWVEYQLWGLQPLGYHLVNISLHAVAALLVWRLLVRLKVPGAWFAAAIFAVHPVEVESVAWVTERKNVLSLSLALLSMLAYFRFAPLAPLQSEQTPTARRCAWYAAAFALFALALFAKTVVVTLPAVLLVIYWWKRGTVSPKVVLALVPFFALSVVMGLVTKYMETDHVGAYGEEWNLSPTARLLLAGRSLWFYVEKLVWPAPLAFFYPRFALDTYVWWQYLFPLAAIVAPLGLLAGRARLGRGPAAAALIYAGVMLPMLGFFNIYYMRFAQVSDHFQYHASVALIALAAAGFAILFERLAPAGRNFATVGATGLLFVLAVLSYRQTFIYHDLDTLYRDTIIKNPSGWAAYANLSSHVDSLGRHNEALDLAREALRLNPSEPNVHNNIGVFLFNDALRRGSPSAQIDEAIAHLRDTLQIDPERIEARKNLARALIVTGHTDEAIEEFSAALHTNPHLADIHFDLANALVGRDQLPAAAQHYEEAVRLQPGYVEALQNLGAVYFKMGAPARAIPYFEQVLRIQPDNAAARANLEQASAVIHGPMP; this is encoded by the coding sequence ATGGTTGATCGTGTTACGGCTTTCACAGCAGCGCCGCTAACAGACGAAGCGCGCGCTGCCACGTCACCGCGCCGCGCCCCCTGGCAGACTCTGCTCGGCGCCGGCGCGATCGTCCTGATGATCGTCGCCACCTATGCCCCCGTCTGGCACGCCGGCTTCATTTGGGATGACGAAGCCAACGTCATCGACAACACCACGCTCCGCTCTGTGGATGGGCTGCGGCAAATGTGGCTCGTGCCGCGGTCGATCCAGCAGTATTACCCCTTGATGTACACGACCTATTGGGTTGAGTACCAACTCTGGGGCTTGCAACCGCTCGGCTATCACCTGGTCAATATCTCGCTGCACGCCGTGGCGGCGCTGCTCGTGTGGCGATTACTCGTGCGTCTCAAGGTACCCGGTGCGTGGTTCGCGGCGGCGATCTTCGCCGTCCATCCGGTCGAAGTCGAATCGGTCGCCTGGGTCACCGAGCGCAAGAACGTGCTCAGCCTGTCGCTAGCGCTACTGTCGATGCTGGCCTATTTTCGCTTTGCCCCGCTTGCGCCGCTGCAATCAGAGCAAACGCCAACCGCGCGGCGTTGCGCCTGGTATGCGGCGGCCTTCGCGCTGTTTGCGCTGGCGCTGTTCGCCAAAACCGTGGTCGTCACGCTGCCGGCCGTGCTGCTGGTGATCTACTGGTGGAAACGCGGAACCGTCTCGCCCAAGGTTGTGCTTGCACTGGTCCCCTTCTTCGCCCTCTCGGTCGTCATGGGGCTCGTGACGAAGTACATGGAGACCGACCACGTCGGCGCCTACGGCGAAGAATGGAATCTTTCGCCAACTGCCCGGCTGCTGCTGGCCGGCCGCTCCTTGTGGTTTTATGTCGAAAAGCTGGTCTGGCCCGCGCCGCTGGCGTTTTTCTATCCGCGCTTTGCCTTGGACACGTACGTCTGGTGGCAATATCTGTTTCCGCTGGCAGCAATTGTCGCGCCTTTGGGACTGTTAGCGGGGCGCGCGCGTCTCGGTCGTGGCCCAGCCGCGGCCGCACTGATCTACGCCGGCGTGATGCTCCCCATGCTGGGCTTCTTCAACATTTACTACATGCGCTTCGCGCAAGTCTCGGACCATTTTCAATATCACGCCAGCGTGGCGCTCATCGCGCTGGCCGCCGCTGGCTTTGCAATACTCTTCGAGCGGCTCGCGCCGGCCGGCCGGAATTTCGCCACCGTCGGTGCCACAGGTCTGCTGTTCGTTCTCGCGGTGCTATCCTATCGTCAGACGTTCATCTACCACGATCTGGATACGCTCTATCGTGACACGATCATTAAGAACCCGTCGGGCTGGGCCGCTTATGCGAATCTTTCCTCGCATGTCGATTCGCTCGGACGCCATAACGAAGCGCTCGATCTGGCGCGCGAGGCTCTCCGTCTGAACCCCAGCGAGCCGAACGTTCACAACAACATCGGCGTCTTTCTGTTCAACGATGCTTTGCGTCGCGGTTCACCGTCGGCACAAATCGACGAAGCGATTGCCCACTTGCGCGATACGCTGCAAATCGATCCGGAGCGGATCGAGGCCCGCAAGAATCTGGCCCGGGCCCTGATCGTCACCGGCCACACGGACGAAGCGATCGAAGAGTTCAGCGCCGCCTTGCACACGAATCCGCATTTGGCCGACATCCATTTCGACCTGGCCAATGCGCTGGTCGGTCGCGACCAGTTGCCGGCAGCGGCGCAACATTATGAAGAAGCCGTCCGCCTGCAACCCGGCTACGTCGAAGCACTCCAGAACCTGGGCGCGGTGTATTTCAAGATGGGCGCCCCCGCACGGGCGATCCCCTACTTCGAGCAAGTTCTGAGAATCCAACCCGACAACGCCGCAGCCCGCGCCAATCTCGAACAAGCGAGTGCCGTCATCCACGGCCCCATGCCGTAG
- a CDS encoding PilZ domain-containing protein → MPFEIQELRSFGNALHPLLVEARANDQRDDRWGIRYPFFRAVSIVGTHGEQYGAFSRDISASGIGLLHTTEIPTGVVDIRISSARGCVMNVPTRIFWCQSCGEGWYISGGRFLGVPTVDG, encoded by the coding sequence ATGCCTTTCGAAATTCAAGAACTACGGTCCTTCGGGAACGCCCTGCATCCCTTGTTGGTCGAGGCCCGCGCCAATGATCAGCGCGACGACCGCTGGGGCATTCGCTATCCGTTCTTTCGCGCCGTGTCGATTGTCGGCACGCATGGCGAACAGTATGGAGCGTTCAGTCGTGACATTTCGGCCAGCGGCATCGGGCTGTTGCACACCACCGAGATACCGACGGGCGTGGTCGACATTCGCATTTCGTCGGCCCGCGGCTGCGTGATGAACGTGCCGACGCGAATCTTCTGGTGCCAATCGTGCGGCGAGGGATGGTATATCAGCGGCGGTCGATTCCTGGGCGTCCCAACCGTCGACGGTTAG
- a CDS encoding YnfA family protein: MTAQQIVTTTGLFVVTAVAEIVGCYLPYLWIRQGRSAWLLVPAALSLAIFSWLLTLHPEAAGRIYAAYGGVYVTVAICWLWAVDGIRPARWDYLGLALCLAGMAVIMFAPRG; the protein is encoded by the coding sequence ATGACTGCTCAGCAAATCGTGACGACAACTGGCCTGTTTGTAGTCACCGCCGTCGCCGAGATTGTCGGCTGCTATTTGCCGTATCTGTGGATACGGCAGGGCCGTTCGGCATGGCTGCTGGTGCCTGCGGCACTGAGCCTGGCGATCTTCTCTTGGCTCCTCACGCTGCACCCCGAAGCCGCGGGCAGAATCTACGCGGCCTATGGCGGTGTTTACGTCACCGTCGCGATTTGCTGGCTGTGGGCCGTTGATGGGATCCGGCCCGCGCGATGGGACTATCTCGGCTTGGCGCTCTGCCTGGCCGGAATGGCGGTGATCATGTTCGCGCCGCGTGGATGA
- a CDS encoding ammonium transporter, with product METRLSALVLCLVLLAPSIALMPVAAHAQDAAPAAEAPPADAAAAPAPNLPPYFTAITPPDAEGKEQAPFWPDAGGGKSGSWAVPSGDTAGGGDVPEKLTIPDIYDRVAHNLYSINMVWMLLAGFLVMFMQAGFMLVETGLCRAKNAGHTSAMNLLVYPLGCITFWAYGFAIGWGNWYNAPVAPGWYSPLGPGTSVLNGGIGIEEDSATPGIYKYGLLGTKGFFLHGMDDTAVMALFFFMMVFMDTTATIPTGAMAERWAWKNFCLFGLWVALPYCIYANWVWGGGWLAQSGKNWGLGHGAVDFAGSGVVHAMGGIIALAGAMVIGPRIGKYINGKPQAMPAHHIPMVVCGTFILAFGWFGFNPGSTLAGTDLRISIVVVNTMLAGVAGCLASMLTMQLQGMKPDPSMMCNGMLAGLVAITAPCAFVDSWAAVVIGGLAGIIVVFSVFFWDKRGIDDPVGAISVHGVNGIWGLISLGIFANGKYGGGWNGVVREKFTENGMDGVRGALFGDVSQLWAQLLDAAVVAVFGFIMAYAWFKISNLITPIRVPAEVELEGLDVPEMGAHGYPDFSLTSHGTTS from the coding sequence ATGGAAACCAGATTGTCTGCGCTAGTGCTATGTCTTGTGTTATTGGCTCCCTCGATCGCGCTTATGCCTGTGGCAGCTCATGCCCAGGATGCGGCGCCGGCAGCTGAAGCGCCCCCCGCCGACGCGGCGGCGGCACCTGCCCCTAATTTGCCCCCCTACTTCACGGCGATCACGCCTCCTGATGCGGAGGGGAAAGAGCAGGCTCCTTTCTGGCCCGATGCTGGGGGCGGAAAGTCAGGGTCTTGGGCTGTGCCGTCGGGCGATACCGCCGGTGGAGGTGACGTCCCCGAAAAGCTGACGATTCCGGATATCTACGATCGGGTGGCCCATAACCTGTACTCGATCAACATGGTCTGGATGCTTCTCGCCGGCTTCCTGGTGATGTTCATGCAGGCCGGTTTCATGCTTGTCGAGACTGGTTTGTGCCGCGCTAAGAATGCGGGCCATACGTCGGCAATGAACTTGCTAGTTTACCCGTTGGGATGCATCACGTTTTGGGCTTACGGATTCGCGATCGGTTGGGGCAATTGGTACAACGCCCCGGTTGCTCCGGGTTGGTACTCGCCGCTAGGGCCGGGTACCTCGGTTCTGAACGGTGGCATTGGCATCGAAGAAGATTCGGCCACGCCGGGCATCTACAAGTACGGCCTGCTCGGCACGAAGGGCTTCTTCCTGCACGGCATGGACGATACGGCCGTGATGGCGTTGTTCTTCTTCATGATGGTGTTTATGGACACCACGGCCACGATCCCCACGGGGGCGATGGCTGAACGTTGGGCGTGGAAAAACTTCTGCCTATTCGGACTTTGGGTGGCCTTACCTTACTGCATCTACGCGAACTGGGTCTGGGGCGGCGGTTGGCTCGCGCAGTCCGGCAAGAATTGGGGCTTGGGTCACGGAGCCGTCGACTTTGCCGGTTCGGGCGTTGTGCATGCGATGGGAGGCATCATAGCGCTGGCGGGGGCCATGGTTATCGGACCGCGGATCGGAAAGTACATCAACGGCAAGCCGCAGGCCATGCCCGCGCATCATATTCCGATGGTCGTTTGCGGAACGTTTATTCTGGCGTTCGGCTGGTTCGGGTTTAATCCTGGATCGACGCTGGCTGGCACGGACCTTCGTATCAGTATTGTCGTGGTCAACACGATGTTGGCTGGTGTGGCAGGCTGCCTCGCGTCGATGCTCACGATGCAACTTCAGGGGATGAAGCCAGATCCCTCAATGATGTGCAACGGCATGCTGGCCGGCCTTGTGGCGATCACGGCGCCCTGTGCGTTCGTCGATAGTTGGGCAGCCGTCGTGATCGGCGGACTGGCTGGCATCATTGTCGTGTTCAGTGTCTTCTTCTGGGATAAACGGGGCATTGACGACCCGGTCGGCGCCATAAGCGTACACGGCGTCAACGGTATATGGGGTTTGATTTCGCTCGGTATTTTCGCCAACGGCAAGTACGGTGGCGGCTGGAATGGCGTCGTCCGAGAGAAGTTCACCGAGAACGGAATGGATGGCGTCCGTGGAGCACTTTTCGGAGATGTATCGCAGCTGTGGGCCCAATTGCTGGATGCCGCCGTTGTGGCTGTCTTCGGATTTATCATGGCGTATGCCTGGTTCAAGATCAGCAACCTGATTACGCCGATCCGTGTTCCCGCCGAAGTCGAGTTGGAAGGGCTGGACGTGCCTGAAATGGGTGCGCACGGCTATCCCGACTTCTCGCTGACCTCGCACGGTACGACTTCCTAG
- a CDS encoding (5-formylfuran-3-yl)methyl phosphate synthase: MSTGLLVSVRDRHEALYALAAGADLIDLKEPHRGSLGPVDAATMNDVVTAVAGRAPLSAALGELLEAPSTLPLPSGVQLAKFGLSGCASRLDWPELFSAAIARLPASTSAVAVIYADTDRAQAPPPAEVLQVAARSGCRAILVDTWRKDSGGLLDLWSLAECRQHVARVQELGMLAVLAGSLDVQAITTLLPCAPDYVAVRGAACAKERTGPLSLDRVRALVHLVHEQVNDARRNLGRHSASI, translated from the coding sequence ATGAGCACGGGCCTGCTCGTCAGCGTGCGCGACCGTCACGAAGCACTCTACGCGCTCGCCGCGGGCGCGGATTTGATCGATCTCAAGGAACCGCATCGCGGATCGCTCGGCCCGGTCGATGCCGCAACGATGAACGACGTCGTCACGGCCGTTGCAGGGCGCGCGCCGTTAAGCGCGGCCCTGGGCGAGCTGCTGGAAGCGCCGTCCACGCTCCCCCTGCCCTCGGGAGTCCAACTGGCGAAGTTCGGACTATCTGGCTGCGCGTCTCGCCTGGACTGGCCTGAACTCTTTAGCGCAGCAATCGCCCGCTTGCCGGCATCGACGTCTGCCGTGGCCGTGATCTATGCCGACACAGACCGGGCCCAGGCGCCGCCGCCGGCCGAGGTTTTGCAAGTCGCTGCGCGCTCAGGCTGCCGCGCCATCCTGGTTGACACCTGGCGCAAAGACTCAGGCGGATTGCTCGACCTGTGGAGTCTCGCGGAATGCCGTCAGCACGTCGCACGCGTGCAAGAACTGGGAATGCTAGCCGTGCTCGCCGGGTCGCTCGACGTGCAGGCCATCACGACACTGCTCCCCTGTGCGCCCGATTACGTCGCCGTCCGCGGCGCTGCGTGCGCGAAAGAACGCACCGGCCCTCTATCACTCGACCGGGTGCGAGCCCTTGTGCATCTAGTTCACGAACAGGTCAACGACGCTCGGCGCAATCTCGGCCGGCACAGCGCCTCGATCTAG
- a CDS encoding tetratricopeptide repeat protein, with the protein MRALVPAACALFLITNSTTAYTTDPQIGDTVFWKDGAKAHDGNRAIDINLVPFPATVEAVNGNWLWVGRAWLNKRDVQTADQALADVSGKLLGRASPSAYAKRAIVWLAKEDFPKALADCDQAIGLDPKFAEAYYARGNVWFTEGDIVKASRDFSEAISLDPKNALSHLNRGHTWLAKWDCDRAIEDYSKCIRLDANSAAGYVGRAAAHFTKREFGKATKDCTQAIKLDPKCAAPYVIRGSASFAQGAPDEAIKDATKAISLDPQFGSAYIVRGLAHMANRDYDNAIEDYGEAIRINREDHRSYSNRGVARNSFGELFNGFQDFSQRAAADRSDAIPYFDRGIAWDDKGNADQAIADYTEAIRIDPTYAHAYVNRGCAWETKGDVEKAIQDYNEAIRLAPDDARAYNNRGLAWVAKKDQDRAIDDYTTALKIDSRYAKAYFNRGLEFEKRGDHDAAIRDCTSAINLEPNNAAAYRIRGDAWCKNRQLDNAIRDYTEAIKLDPKRVSAYGTRGWAFGEKGDYDAAIKDYTEVIRFDPTLIHAYFNRATAFYDRGVARNVNKDLEAAIEDYTEAVRIDPQFARAIVGRAHVWCKKNEFDKAVADYSLAIEIDPTDALAYNNRGLVRSTKGEFDKALEDYAQGIRIDPTHSSCFRRLAWLRATCPDPQFRNGDEAILMATKSCELTGWKGFYDLDILAAAYAEKGDFENAVQWESKALELATEETEKQVGRERLELYTAGKPYRDQIKK; encoded by the coding sequence ATGAGGGCATTAGTTCCTGCCGCCTGTGCGCTATTCTTGATCACTAATTCGACGACTGCTTACACCACTGATCCGCAGATCGGTGACACAGTCTTCTGGAAGGATGGTGCAAAGGCGCACGACGGCAACCGCGCAATCGACATCAACCTCGTCCCCTTCCCAGCGACGGTCGAAGCCGTAAACGGCAACTGGCTGTGGGTCGGGCGAGCCTGGCTGAATAAGCGTGACGTCCAAACGGCTGATCAGGCGTTGGCCGACGTCTCCGGCAAACTTCTCGGCCGCGCAAGTCCCTCTGCATATGCGAAGCGGGCCATCGTCTGGCTTGCCAAGGAAGATTTTCCGAAGGCGCTGGCAGACTGTGATCAAGCGATCGGGCTTGATCCCAAGTTCGCCGAGGCGTACTACGCGCGCGGAAATGTCTGGTTCACAGAAGGCGACATCGTCAAAGCCTCCAGGGACTTTTCCGAAGCTATCAGCCTCGATCCGAAAAATGCGCTGTCGCACCTGAATCGTGGACATACGTGGTTGGCTAAGTGGGACTGCGACAGGGCGATCGAAGACTATTCGAAATGCATCCGCCTTGATGCGAATTCGGCGGCAGGGTATGTCGGTCGTGCGGCCGCCCATTTCACGAAACGTGAATTCGGCAAGGCCACCAAGGATTGCACTCAGGCAATCAAGCTCGACCCGAAGTGCGCGGCGCCTTATGTAATTCGCGGGAGCGCCAGCTTTGCCCAAGGCGCGCCCGACGAAGCCATCAAGGACGCAACCAAGGCTATCTCGCTCGATCCACAGTTTGGCAGCGCGTACATCGTCCGCGGCTTGGCTCACATGGCCAACCGAGACTACGACAATGCCATCGAAGACTATGGCGAGGCCATCAGAATTAACCGAGAGGACCACCGCTCTTATTCCAACCGTGGAGTTGCCCGGAATAGCTTCGGCGAGCTGTTCAATGGCTTCCAGGATTTCAGCCAACGAGCCGCGGCCGACCGCTCGGACGCGATACCGTACTTCGATCGCGGCATTGCCTGGGATGACAAGGGAAACGCGGATCAAGCAATCGCTGACTACACCGAGGCTATTAGAATCGATCCGACCTACGCGCATGCCTACGTCAATCGCGGGTGCGCCTGGGAAACCAAGGGGGACGTCGAAAAGGCCATCCAGGACTACAACGAGGCGATCCGGCTCGCCCCTGACGATGCGCGAGCCTACAACAATCGCGGGCTGGCCTGGGTCGCAAAGAAAGACCAGGACCGTGCCATTGACGATTACACCACCGCCCTGAAAATCGATTCAAGGTATGCCAAGGCGTACTTCAATCGCGGACTCGAATTCGAAAAACGCGGCGACCATGACGCGGCAATTCGCGACTGCACATCGGCGATCAATCTCGAACCCAATAATGCTGCCGCCTACCGCATTCGCGGAGATGCCTGGTGCAAAAATCGCCAGCTCGACAATGCCATCCGGGACTACACCGAAGCCATCAAGCTCGATCCCAAGCGCGTCAGTGCCTACGGTACTCGCGGCTGGGCGTTCGGCGAAAAAGGGGACTACGACGCTGCGATCAAGGACTACACGGAGGTCATCCGGTTCGATCCGACGCTCATCCATGCTTACTTCAATCGCGCGACGGCCTTCTACGATCGTGGAGTGGCCCGCAACGTGAACAAAGATCTCGAGGCCGCGATCGAGGACTATACCGAAGCTGTCAGGATCGATCCGCAGTTTGCCCGGGCGATCGTCGGGCGCGCCCATGTGTGGTGCAAGAAGAACGAATTCGACAAGGCCGTCGCTGATTATTCGCTGGCGATCGAAATTGATCCCACAGACGCCCTGGCCTACAACAATCGCGGATTAGTCCGGTCGACCAAGGGCGAATTTGACAAGGCGCTCGAGGACTACGCCCAAGGCATCAGGATTGATCCAACACACTCGTCTTGCTTCCGCCGTCTTGCCTGGCTGCGGGCGACATGCCCCGACCCCCAATTTCGCAACGGCGATGAAGCCATACTCATGGCGACAAAATCGTGCGAGCTAACCGGGTGGAAGGGGTTTTATGACCTCGACATCCTAGCCGCAGCCTATGCTGAAAAGGGAGACTTTGAAAACGCCGTCCAGTGGGAAAGCAAGGCGCTCGAATTGGCAACGGAAGAAACGGAAAAGCAAGTTGGACGCGAACGTCTTGAACTCTACACGGCTGGCAAGCCCTATCGTGATCAGATAAAGAAGTAG
- a CDS encoding serine hydrolase, which yields MMKSYWDFSIVLCGLALVPGLDATALGQQEPRGQVESSSRRPDSQPVPGPAASESAAGEVPVAPVVNAVVRPWMAKNQAPGVIVVVRREGKTHFFPLGMADAARGRPVTADTIFELASVTKVFTTTSLAMEVEAGRMRLKDSVAQYIPALRGGGDIRDVTLEELATHTSSLPRTPGVKEPPQGWNKQHVLQWAARWRAPYPPGTKSLYSNVALGILGFAIAEREERPLLAVWREQFLGPLGMRNTFFEIPAEARPLVAQGYGPQGKPVPHDPIGGWPGGGRLSSSGRDMAEFLTANMNETRNVPAITSAMQFAQRPFFAASEKMTQGLCWQRVQLQGQLVIDKNGGLTGTSTYIGMLPEHHTGVVVMANRGKCQATAVGRKLLMALIAREHDEATPDEE from the coding sequence ATGATGAAATCCTACTGGGATTTTTCGATTGTACTTTGCGGCTTAGCGCTCGTGCCTGGGCTGGATGCGACGGCGCTTGGACAACAAGAACCGCGAGGGCAGGTCGAGAGTTCCAGCCGTCGGCCCGATTCGCAACCAGTGCCGGGGCCGGCTGCGTCTGAGAGTGCCGCGGGCGAGGTGCCGGTGGCGCCGGTCGTGAACGCGGTAGTGCGTCCCTGGATGGCCAAGAATCAGGCGCCGGGCGTGATCGTGGTAGTACGGCGCGAGGGGAAGACGCATTTCTTTCCGCTGGGAATGGCAGACGCGGCACGCGGTCGGCCCGTGACGGCAGATACGATCTTTGAGTTGGCCTCGGTGACGAAGGTCTTCACGACAACGTCGCTGGCAATGGAGGTCGAGGCCGGCCGCATGCGACTGAAAGATTCGGTGGCGCAGTACATACCTGCGCTGCGCGGCGGCGGAGACATTCGCGATGTCACGCTGGAAGAGCTGGCCACCCACACTTCCAGTTTGCCGCGCACGCCCGGCGTCAAGGAACCGCCGCAGGGCTGGAACAAGCAGCACGTGTTGCAGTGGGCCGCGCGGTGGCGCGCCCCGTACCCGCCGGGCACTAAGAGCCTGTATTCGAACGTGGCGCTGGGCATCCTGGGATTTGCGATTGCCGAGCGCGAAGAGCGGCCGCTGTTGGCTGTGTGGCGGGAGCAGTTTCTCGGCCCCTTGGGGATGCGGAACACGTTCTTCGAGATTCCGGCTGAAGCCCGACCGCTGGTCGCGCAGGGATACGGCCCACAAGGAAAGCCGGTGCCGCACGATCCGATTGGCGGTTGGCCGGGCGGGGGCCGGCTCTCGTCGTCGGGACGTGACATGGCGGAATTTCTGACGGCCAACATGAACGAGACGCGGAACGTGCCGGCGATCACCAGCGCCATGCAATTCGCACAGCGACCGTTCTTTGCCGCTTCCGAGAAAATGACGCAAGGACTTTGCTGGCAGCGCGTGCAGTTGCAGGGGCAATTGGTGATCGACAAGAACGGTGGGCTGACCGGCACCTCGACCTATATCGGGATGCTGCCTGAGCACCATACGGGCGTTGTAGTGATGGCGAATCGTGGCAAATGCCAGGCGACGGCCGTGGGGCGAAAACTTCTGATGGCCCTGATCGCGCGCGAGCATGACGAAGCCACGCCCGACGAGGAATAG